A stretch of DNA from Catenulispora acidiphila DSM 44928:
GCGAACGGCGCCGAACGAGCGGCACGCGCCGCGGGCCTCGGCGTGATGGTGTGTACGAGCGCGCAGTCCCCGTCGGAGGAGGCGGAGTACGTCGGACTGTTCACCGAGCAGCAGGTGCGCGGCGTCCTGGTGATACCGGCCGACCCGACCGGACGCTCGCTGGAACCGTTGCGCCGTCAGGGAATCCCCTACGTCGTGGTGGACCGCCTGGTCGAAGACGCCGAAGTCTGCTCGGTATCAGTGGACGACGTCGCCGGCGGCCGCCTGGCCGTCGAGCACCTGCTCGCCCAGGGCCACCGCCGCGTCGCCTACATCAGCGGCCCGGCGCACCTGCAACAGATCCGCGACCGCCGCACCGGCGCCCTGCACGCCATCGCCGCCGCCGGCCTCCCCCCGCACACCCTGCACGAACTCCCCACCGCGCACATGACCATCGCCGCCGGCCGCGACGCCGCCGCCCGCCTCCTCGGCCTCGCCGACCGCCCCACCGCAGTGTTCTGCGCCAACGACCTCCTGGCACTCGGCCTGGAACAGGCCCTGTACTCAGCCGGAGTGAAGGTCCCCGAAGAGGTGGCGATAGTCGGCTACGACGACATCGAATTCGCCTCCGCAGTCGCCGTGCCACTCACCTCAGTCCGCCAACCCGCCGCAGAGATGGGACGGCTCGCGGCGCAAATGCTGCTGGCCGAGGCCGCCGGCGACGACGGGATCGACCACGAGCACCGGTCGGTGGTGCTGCAACCGGAGTTGGTGGTGCGGACCTCGAGCCTGCACCGGGTCGGGTAGCAGCTCAGCTTCAGGAGAAACGGCGGCCGGCTGAGTGCCGACCGCCTGGCACACTGGCGACGTGGCGAAAAAGCAGCCGGGAAAGGACCCGGAGACCGTGACCCTCCAGGTCACGCTGCCCGCGCAGGTGGCGAAAGACCTCGTGGCGCTGGCCGAGCTGTATCACGCGACGCCCGAGCGCATGGTCGCGTCGTGGACGCAGACGTACGTCGAGAACCTGGTCGCCGGGCTGACCCCTAGCGGAGCCGCCCCCGAAACGCCCGATAGCTCGCAGCCGCACCGACCTCGGTGACCGACAGACTCGCCGCCCGCACTGCACGCTCGACCGCCGCGCGCACCTCAAAGCCCTGCGCCAACGCGGCGGCAAGCACGCCGACCAGTGCGTCGCCGGCGCCGGTGGTGTCGCGGACGCGGTCGGGACGCGGAGCGCAGACATGGTCGATCGCGTCGGCGGTGATGAGCACAGCACCGGATGCGCCGAGCGTCACCAGCACCGAGCGCGCGAGGCTGCGCAGACGTGGCGCGGCGTCGGTGACGTCCTGCAAGCCGGTGAGTTCAGCGCCGGCTTCAAGGAGCTGAGCGGCCTCGATCTCGTTGACCACCAACGGATCCGCGTGCGCCAGCTCCTCGCCGAGATCCTGAACCGGCGCGAGATTCACCACCGCGCGCACCCCGAGTTCGGCCGCCAGCCGCAGCGCCGCACGGTTCACACTCGGCGCCACCTCGCCCTGCACCACCATCACCGCGGCGTCGCACAGCGTGTCCCGGCTCAGGGCTCCGGCGTCAAAAGCCTGATTCGCGCCGCCGATCACGATGATCTCGTTCTCCCCGGCATCGCTCAGTATCACCAGCGCGCGCCCGCTGGCGATCCCGTCGAGCCTCGCGACCATCGACGTGTCTACCCCGTACTCCGCCAGCTGCTCCAACGCCATCGCGCCGCGTTCGTCCGCCCCGACGGCGCCGACGAGCGCGACCCGGCCGCCGCTGTCACCGGCACCAGCACCGGCGACAGCGGCGGCCACAGCCTGGTTCGCACCCTTCCCGCCCAAGCCGGTCGCCCGCTCGCGTCCGAGCACCGTCTCCCCCGGCGCCGGCAACTCCGCCACGCCCACAACCTCGTCGACGTTGATGCTGCCGATCACGACCACTCGTTGCGACACCGCACGCTCCACTGGTCCGCCGGATCCGATCGCCTCCATCATTCCGCCTTGAGCGCCGCGCCTTCCGTTCCAACACGGGATCAGATGTATCGCGTCGCAAGCTCCGGAGACTGAGCACCGAACGCGGCGAGATCCGCGGCGAACACCGCCTGCAGAAGGTCGTCGCGCTCGACGCCGGGAGCGCACACCACCTCGTCGAGTTCCAGTCCGCGCAGGCTCGCGGTGACCACGTCGTCAGCTGACATGCGCGGCACGGCGCTGAGGTCGAGCCCTTGCCGCTCATGGAATTCGGTCGCCACGACGCCCGGACACAGCACCTGCACCCGCAGTCCCTGCTCCTTGACCTCCTCGTGCAGCACCTGCGAGAAGGCGACGATGTTCGCCAGCGTTCCGGCGTACACCGCGCGGCGCACCTGGACCTGTTCCAGCGTCGCCGGACCGCTGAAGGCGATCATGCCCGCGACGTTGACGATCGTGCCCACGCCGCGCGCCAGCATGCCGGGGACCGCGGCGCGGGACAGCATGACCGGCGCGACGACCTTCACGTGCAGCAGTTCGGCGGCCTTCGCGGCGGGGAGGTCGACGAACGGCATGTAGTGCGCGACACCGGCGTTGTTGACCAGCAGCGTCAGGGCTTCGGTCGCGCAGATGTCGGCGACCGCCGCGACGCCCTCGTCGGTGGCCAGGTCGGCGACCAGCGGACGCACGGTGACCTGCGGCAGCAGCTCCTCGACGAGCGCTTCGAGGCGGTCGCGCCGGCGTCCGACGACGACCAGGTCGTACCCGAGGCCGCCGAGACGCCGCGCGAAAGCCTGGCCGATTCCCGAGGAAGCGCCGGTGACCAGCGCCAACCCGGTCATGAGCGCGCTCCGGCAACGGTGATGTGGTTCATGGCAGACCCTTCGATCGGTGCTCGACCCTCGCTTAACCATCCGGTTAGTCAAAAATAGGCCTTAGCTAACCGGTTAGTCAACCGATAAGCTGAGCGCATGGCCGCACAGGAGACCAAGGCGCGCATCCTCGCCGCCGCGTTCCAGGAGTTCGCCGAATACGGCGTGGCCGGCGCGCGGGTGGACCGCATAGCGAAGAACGCGGCGTGTAACAAGAACCTGATTTACGTCTACTTCGCCAGCAAAGAGAACCTTTTCGCGACGGTTCTCGACCACCACCTCGCCGACGCCTACGCCGGACTGGAGTTCACCCCCCAGAACCTCCCCGACCTGACCCGGCGCGTCTTCGACTACGTCCAAGCCAACCCGGACGTCTATCGCCTCCTGGCGTGGGCCACCCTGGAGCGCACCGCGGCACGCCCGCCCGCCCGCGCCCGCGAGCACGACCGCAAGATCCCCCTGATCCGCGACGAGCAGACGTCAGGGACGGTGGACGGCGCGCTCCCGCCCGAGCTGATCCTGATGGCGGTCATGGCGCTGGCGACGGCGTGGTCCCCGGCGTTCCCGTTCGGCGCCACCGCGAATCCGGGCACGTCGTTGGAGCCCGCGGTCATCCGCGAAGCGGTCGGCGAGATGGTCGAACGGATCGTGCGGCCGGCACCGGCTCAGGAGAGCTCACAGAGGTAGGTCACCGCCGGCTTGCCGTTGAGCACCAGATCTCCGGTCGCCACGAAGCCGTTGTGCTCCAGCACCTTGTGCGAGGCGGGATTGTCGAGCGTCACCTTGGCGCGCAGCGTGGTGAGGCCGTAAGCGTCCGCGGCGAGTTTGCGCACCTCCCCCACGGCGGCAGTGGCGAGTCCCTGCCCTGCGAAGGCGCGGCCGATGCGGTAGCCGAGTTCCGCTGAGGCGTCCTTGACCTCGACCAGGTTCACGCGGCCGGCGATCTGCCCCGTCTCGGTCACCAGGAGGTGGAAGTAGTCCGTGCCGGCTGCCTGCCACTCCAGAAGCCGGGCGTGCCGGGCGCCGAACTCGGCGAAGTAGTCGTCGCCGCGGTCGGGGATCGAGGCCGCGAAGTACTCGCGGTTCTCCAACTCGAAGGCGAGCAAAGCGTCCGCGTGGTCGGAACGGACGGGCTCAAGTCGTGGCATCGGTTCTCCAGGGCCAGAAAAGGTGGCCGAGGTCGACGGTGACCGTCGGGCCCTCAGCCCATCGCGCGGTCACCTCGGCACCGAGCAGTTCGACGTCGACCACATCGGCCACGCCGAGCCCGCCACCAAGCCCGCCATCGGTCCCGACGTCCAGGACATGTAGCGCGACATGCACGGACTCGGTCCGCAGCAGGCGACCGGACAGGTACGGTACAGCGCTGTGCTCCCCGAGCGCATTCGCATTTCGGTAGCGCGCCACGGCACCGGAGTCGTACCCGTACACACCGTGCACCAGCGACCGCACACCGTCGCCGACAGCCCACGCGACAGCGCCTTCCGAACCGGATTCCGCCGCTGCCGCGACCTCGGCTTCCGTGTCCGAGGCGACCGCGTGCCCGCCTTCGCGCAGCGACCAGCCGACCGGCGCCGTCACCAGATGACACCGCAGCTCATAGCGGCTGGTCACCAAGGAAGCGGTCACGATCCGCGTCCCGGCCAACTCCCGTCCCGATGCCCCGAGGCGCGGAACGTGCCAGGAGGCGACGTATCCCTCCCCCGCCGCGGTCCTCATGATCCGACCGCGCCGCGTCGCCCGACCCCACTCGTCGACGAGCGCCACATGTCCGTCCACACCGGTGGCCCACGCACGGTCCGACCACGCCTCCCCGGTACCAGGAGCGGTGCGCGTCGAATACGCGAACTTCGCGTAGTGCGGATCGCCGGGGTCGTCGGCGGAGGTGGCGTGGTCGCTGCCGTGGTTGACGACGCGCACGATCCCGTCGTCGCGACCATGCTGCACCGCCCAACCAAGCGCGGGAAAGATTGTGGCGGAGCGAAAGATCGTGGCGGACTCCTCGGCGGGCTCATCAGGGTCCGCCGAAGCTGCCCACAACGGATGAGAAGCCGGAGCCGCCAAGCCCAAAAACCCCATCCCCGCAAAGTAAGCGGAGCCTGGTCCGCTGTACTCCTGCACCGCTGGAAGGAACTCCCGCGCGCCCCACCCGAGGCTCGGCGCCTCAGCACCGTCCACCCCGAGCCGACGGAAGTAGTCCAACGTCCGCCCCGCGATCCCGCGCACGACGCCAGGTGCCAGCGGATCGGCTCCAGCCAGTCCGGCGGTCCACAACCCGCCCAACACAGCGTGCCGATACGCCAGCGAACGCCCCAGATGCACCGGCGCACCATCGTCGCCGAACAGCAGCGCATAGGACGAAGCGAACTCCGCCAACCGCGCGCGAAACCGCTCGACCCGCGACTGCGGCGCGGCATCTGCGCGCAGCAGATACCACTGCCACAGGAAGGGCTGAAACACCCAGGAGTTGTAGTGATCGAGGTTCCGTCCCGGCGCCGCGAGCGGACCGTCGTTGTACCAGCCGTCGCCGAGGTACCAGGACTCGACGCGTTCGACGTTCTCCGCGCCGTGTCCGCCCTCGACCGGAATCCCGACCGACTCCAGGAACGCCTCGATCACCGCCGGAAACAACAGCCAGTTGTTGTGCTGCCACACCCGCAGCCGTGCGTGATGCGCCAGCCAGTCAGCCAGCTGCTCACGCACCGAATCAGCAAGCTGATCCCAGACCTGCTCCCGGCACAGCGCCAGTCCGAACGCCAGGTTCGCGGCCTCCACCGCCGGCTGCGTGATCCCGGCGCGCGGCCAGTCCTCGAACCCGACGGCGCGCGGCCAGAAGCCCGCCGCCGCAGGATCCATCGCCGCCGCAAGGCCTTCGGCGTACCACTCAGCGTGGCCGTGCGGGTCGTCCTCTCCCCCGCCGAGGCGTGCCCCGGCGATCAGGAAGCTGCGAGCGAAGCCCTCCATGCCGTCGCTGAGCGGGCCGCTCTGCGACGGCGGTCCCGGCGGGCAGATCAGCGCGCCGCCGTGGACGGCGTGCTTGCGGGCGGTCAGCAGCCAGCGGTCGGCTTCGGCCTCCCAGTCGGCGCGCGAGGGCTCGGCGCGCGGGAGATCGGCGCGTGCAGACAAGGATCAAGCCTTTCGTTCACGGAGCGGGCGCGGGCGGCGGCGCCGTCGAATCCCGGATCACCACGTGCGTCCCGACGTGGCGGGTACCGGTCGGGCCGTCGGACTCCCCGCGCAGCGCGACCGCCAGCCGCACCGCCTCGCGTCCCATCTGCTCCAACGGCAGATGCACGGTGGTCAGCGCCGGGGTCACCTCGGCGGCCAGCGGGATGTCGTCGTATCCGACCACTGAGACGTCCCGCGGCACGCGCAGTCCGGCCTCGCGCAGCGCCTGCATCGCGCCGACCGCGACACCGTCGTTGGCGCCGAAGACCGCGGTGAACTCCCCGGCGGAGCCGTCGCGCAGCAGCTGCGCGACACGCTCGTACCCGAACCGCCGGCTGAAGGCGCCGGGCTGGATCAGCCGCTCGTCGACCTCGAGCCCCCGGCTGGCGTGCGCGCGCCGGAAGCCCGCCACGCGCGCCTGGTGCACGGACAGCTGTTCCGGACCGCCGACGTACAGGATCCGCCGGTGCCCGAGCCCGAGCAGGTACTCCGTTATGGCGTGCGCGCCGCCGGTGTTGTCGTAATCGACGACGCCGGCCGGGACGCCGTCCTCCAGCGCGGGACGGCCGCACAGCACCAGCCACGAGCCTTCGCGGCCCAGCGCCCGGGCGCGGTCGGCGAGCTTGCGCCGGTAGGCGGGGTCGTCCACGCCGCCGCCGACCAGGATCACGGCGTCGGCGCGCTGTTCGTGCAGGGCGTCGATCAGGTCCAGTTCGCCGCCGACCACGCCGTAGGTGCTGCACACCAGGCACAGCTTCCCGTCCTCGGCGGCTTGGCGCTGCACTCCGTGCGCGATGAAGGTGTAGAAGGGGTCGATGATGTCCTGGACGATGATGCCGACCGTCCGGGTCCGCGAGCCGGCCAGAGCCCGGGCGTGCGCGTTCACCACGTAGCCGAGGGTGCGCACGGCTTGTTCGACCTTGCGGCGGGTCTCGGTGGCGACCGGATAGTTGCCGTTGAGGACGCGGGACACCGTGGCCGTGGACACCCCCGCGGCCTCGGCGACCTCCTGGACGGTGGCGCGCTTGGGCCCGTCGGTCTCCCGCGGCGTCCTCGGCGCCCTCGGTGTCCGCGACGGTTTGCCCTGCGGCGTCGGCACCCTGACCGCTCCTTTCGTCCTGCTGTTCGTCTGTGGCCTCACGCCAGCCGCTCCAGCTGGTCGGGAAGTACCTCATACCGTAGTGGCAGACCGGCTACGTACCGTTCCACCTCTTCCACGGCCAGGCGTCCCAGCCGCAGGACTTCGCCGCCCAGCGCGCCGGCGATGTGCGGCGTGAGGAAGACGTTCGGCAGCGTGAACAGCACCGAGTCCGGCGGCAGCGGCTCGGTCGCGGTGACGTCCAGGACCGCGTCGATGCGGCCGGAAACCAGTTCGGCGGTCAGCGCCGTCTGGTCGACGATCCCGCCCCGGGCGGTGTTCACCAGAACCGCGCCGTCGCGCATCAGCGCCAAGCCGCGCGCGTCGAGCATGCCGCGGGTGAGCGGGGTCAGCGGGGCGTGCAGGCTCACCACTTCGGATGCGGCCAGCAGCTCCTCCAGCGAGGTCAGCCGGACGCGCGGGTCGGCGGTCAGGTCGCCGGCGCCATAGGGGTCGTAGATCAGCACGTCGGCGTCGAGCACGTCGCGCAGCAGCCGCACGACCTTGCGGCCGATCCGCGAGGCGCCGACCACGCCGACGGTCATCCGGTGCGTGCCGATCGGGCTGATGCCGTCCAGGTTGCGGTGGGTGCCGTCGGCCGAGCGCAGGCCGCGCCGGTAGCGCGCGGCGGCGGTGAAGGCGCGCTTGGCGCCCAGGATGATCGCGGCCAGCGTGTACTCGGCGACCGGTACCGCGTTGGCCTCGGCGGCCGAGCAGACCCGCACGCCGGCGGCGAAGGCCTCCGGGGCCATCAGGAACTTCACCGTGCCGGCGGCGTGCACCACCAGGCGCAGCCTCGGCGCGGCGGCCAGCAGCTCGGCGTCGATCCGCGGCGAGGACCACGACGTCAGCAGGATCTCGGTGCCGGCCAGCGCGGCGGTGAACGCCGGCTCCCCCAGGCTCGGGAGCGGGCCGCCGCTGACGAGGCCGGCGGTGGCCGCCAGCCGCTGGTGGCTCTCGGCGTCCAGGACCAGCGCGGACTCCTCGGCGGTCACCGCCAAAAGCAGGGTCGGGCGGTCCGGCGCCGTGGCCGGAGCCGGGACGGACGCGGCCGTGTGGGACGTGGTCAGGATGATCTCCCCCTCCGCAGTGTGTCGGTGGGGATGGTACACGCTTACTACAGTCCGAGCGCAAGACCACAACGCTGGGAACTGCGTGGAAACGCTTCTGGTACCGGGGGGTTGACAGAGATGCAGCTCAGTCGAATACTCCTGTCCAGCTCATCACATTAGTAAGCGATTACCGGCGGGAGAGCAGGTTGACCGAGATACGTGCCGCGGACCGCCCGGTCCCCAGGTCAGTTCCTGAAAAGGCCGCTTTCGGCGGCCGTCCCCGCATCCGCGCTCGACGCAGCCGGAGCAGTCGGCGAGCCGGCGCCGCCGCGCGCCGCCCCTCGCTGACGCTCTGGCAGCGGATCAAGCGCGACAAGGTGATGCTCGCGCTGATGCTGCCGGGGTTCTTGTACTTCGCGGTGTTCAGCTACGCGCCGCTGTTCGGGTATTTGGCCGCGTTCGAGGACTACCAGCCGTACACCGGCTTCGTGCACAGCACATGGGTCGGTCTGCAGAACTTCACGGATCTGTTCGCCGACCAGGCGTTCTGGTCCGCGCTGACGAACACCTTCGTCATCAGCTTCATCCAGCTGGTCCTGTTCTTCCCGGCGCCGATCGGGCTGGCGCTGCTGCTGAACTCGGTCGCCTCGGCGCGGATCCGCAAGTTCGTGCAGAGCGTGGTCTACCTGCCGCACTTCATCGGCTGGGTAGTGATCGTCTCGATCTTCCAGGAGGTCCTGGGCCCGACCGGCGCGATGCAGCACATGATGACGTCGGTCGGCCTGCCGCGGTTCGACTTCATGTCGAACCCGGGGTTCTTCCCGTGGCTGGTGGCGATCCAGGCGATCTGGAAGGACTGCGGCTGGGGCACGATCATCTTCCTGGCCGCGCTGCTGTCCATCGACCAAGGGCTGTACGAGGCCGCGGCGGTGGACGGCGCGGGACGCTGGCGCCGGTTCCGCAGCGTCACCATGCCCGGGCTCATGCCGGTCGTCATCCTGCTGCTGATCCTGCGCCTGGGGACGATCCTGTCGGTCGGCTTCGAGCAGATCCTGCTGCAGCGCGACACCGTCGGCGCCAAGGCCGGCGAGGTCCTCGACACCTACGTGTACTACCACGG
This window harbors:
- a CDS encoding LacI family DNA-binding transcriptional regulator; this translates as MTKKTVGISDVAREAGVSVGTVSNSFNRPDSVAPETRARILAVVERLGYVRSESARQLRTGTSRIVALLVLDLANPFFVEVANGAERAARAAGLGVMVCTSAQSPSEEAEYVGLFTEQQVRGVLVIPADPTGRSLEPLRRQGIPYVVVDRLVEDAEVCSVSVDDVAGGRLAVEHLLAQGHRRVAYISGPAHLQQIRDRRTGALHAIAAAGLPPHTLHELPTAHMTIAAGRDAAARLLGLADRPTAVFCANDLLALGLEQALYSAGVKVPEEVAIVGYDDIEFASAVAVPLTSVRQPAAEMGRLAAQMLLAEAAGDDGIDHEHRSVVLQPELVVRTSSLHRVG
- a CDS encoding PfkB family carbohydrate kinase, with the translated sequence MSQRVVVIGSINVDEVVGVAELPAPGETVLGRERATGLGGKGANQAVAAAVAGAGAGDSGGRVALVGAVGADERGAMALEQLAEYGVDTSMVARLDGIASGRALVILSDAGENEIIVIGGANQAFDAGALSRDTLCDAAVMVVQGEVAPSVNRAALRLAAELGVRAVVNLAPVQDLGEELAHADPLVVNEIEAAQLLEAGAELTGLQDVTDAAPRLRSLARSVLVTLGASGAVLITADAIDHVCAPRPDRVRDTTGAGDALVGVLAAALAQGFEVRAAVERAVRAASLSVTEVGAAASYRAFRGRLR
- a CDS encoding SDR family NAD(P)-dependent oxidoreductase, whose product is MTGLALVTGASSGIGQAFARRLGGLGYDLVVVGRRRDRLEALVEELLPQVTVRPLVADLATDEGVAAVADICATEALTLLVNNAGVAHYMPFVDLPAAKAAELLHVKVVAPVMLSRAAVPGMLARGVGTIVNVAGMIAFSGPATLEQVQVRRAVYAGTLANIVAFSQVLHEEVKEQGLRVQVLCPGVVATEFHERQGLDLSAVPRMSADDVVTASLRGLELDEVVCAPGVERDDLLQAVFAADLAAFGAQSPELATRYI
- a CDS encoding TetR family transcriptional regulator — translated: MAAQETKARILAAAFQEFAEYGVAGARVDRIAKNAACNKNLIYVYFASKENLFATVLDHHLADAYAGLEFTPQNLPDLTRRVFDYVQANPDVYRLLAWATLERTAARPPARAREHDRKIPLIRDEQTSGTVDGALPPELILMAVMALATAWSPAFPFGATANPGTSLEPAVIREAVGEMVERIVRPAPAQESSQR
- a CDS encoding GNAT family N-acetyltransferase, encoding MPRLEPVRSDHADALLAFELENREYFAASIPDRGDDYFAEFGARHARLLEWQAAGTDYFHLLVTETGQIAGRVNLVEVKDASAELGYRIGRAFAGQGLATAAVGEVRKLAADAYGLTTLRAKVTLDNPASHKVLEHNGFVATGDLVLNGKPAVTYLCELS
- a CDS encoding DUF2264 domain-containing protein encodes the protein MSARADLPRAEPSRADWEAEADRWLLTARKHAVHGGALICPPGPPSQSGPLSDGMEGFARSFLIAGARLGGGEDDPHGHAEWYAEGLAAAMDPAAAGFWPRAVGFEDWPRAGITQPAVEAANLAFGLALCREQVWDQLADSVREQLADWLAHHARLRVWQHNNWLLFPAVIEAFLESVGIPVEGGHGAENVERVESWYLGDGWYNDGPLAAPGRNLDHYNSWVFQPFLWQWYLLRADAAPQSRVERFRARLAEFASSYALLFGDDGAPVHLGRSLAYRHAVLGGLWTAGLAGADPLAPGVVRGIAGRTLDYFRRLGVDGAEAPSLGWGAREFLPAVQEYSGPGSAYFAGMGFLGLAAPASHPLWAASADPDEPAEESATIFRSATIFPALGWAVQHGRDDGIVRVVNHGSDHATSADDPGDPHYAKFAYSTRTAPGTGEAWSDRAWATGVDGHVALVDEWGRATRRGRIMRTAAGEGYVASWHVPRLGASGRELAGTRIVTASLVTSRYELRCHLVTAPVGWSLREGGHAVASDTEAEVAAAAESGSEGAVAWAVGDGVRSLVHGVYGYDSGAVARYRNANALGEHSAVPYLSGRLLRTESVHVALHVLDVGTDGGLGGGLGVADVVDVELLGAEVTARWAEGPTVTVDLGHLFWPWRTDATT
- a CDS encoding LacI family DNA-binding transcriptional regulator → MPTPQGKPSRTPRAPRTPRETDGPKRATVQEVAEAAGVSTATVSRVLNGNYPVATETRRKVEQAVRTLGYVVNAHARALAGSRTRTVGIIVQDIIDPFYTFIAHGVQRQAAEDGKLCLVCSTYGVVGGELDLIDALHEQRADAVILVGGGVDDPAYRRKLADRARALGREGSWLVLCGRPALEDGVPAGVVDYDNTGGAHAITEYLLGLGHRRILYVGGPEQLSVHQARVAGFRRAHASRGLEVDERLIQPGAFSRRFGYERVAQLLRDGSAGEFTAVFGANDGVAVGAMQALREAGLRVPRDVSVVGYDDIPLAAEVTPALTTVHLPLEQMGREAVRLAVALRGESDGPTGTRHVGTHVVIRDSTAPPPAPAP
- a CDS encoding hydroxyacid dehydrogenase; the protein is MYHPHRHTAEGEIILTTSHTAASVPAPATAPDRPTLLLAVTAEESALVLDAESHQRLAATAGLVSGGPLPSLGEPAFTAALAGTEILLTSWSSPRIDAELLAAAPRLRLVVHAAGTVKFLMAPEAFAAGVRVCSAAEANAVPVAEYTLAAIILGAKRAFTAAARYRRGLRSADGTHRNLDGISPIGTHRMTVGVVGASRIGRKVVRLLRDVLDADVLIYDPYGAGDLTADPRVRLTSLEELLAASEVVSLHAPLTPLTRGMLDARGLALMRDGAVLVNTARGGIVDQTALTAELVSGRIDAVLDVTATEPLPPDSVLFTLPNVFLTPHIAGALGGEVLRLGRLAVEEVERYVAGLPLRYEVLPDQLERLA
- a CDS encoding ABC transporter permease yields the protein MTEIRAADRPVPRSVPEKAAFGGRPRIRARRSRSSRRAGAAARRPSLTLWQRIKRDKVMLALMLPGFLYFAVFSYAPLFGYLAAFEDYQPYTGFVHSTWVGLQNFTDLFADQAFWSALTNTFVISFIQLVLFFPAPIGLALLLNSVASARIRKFVQSVVYLPHFIGWVVIVSIFQEVLGPTGAMQHMMTSVGLPRFDFMSNPGFFPWLVAIQAIWKDCGWGTIIFLAALLSIDQGLYEAAAVDGAGRWRRFRSVTMPGLMPVVILLLILRLGTILSVGFEQILLQRDTVGAKAGEVLDTYVYYHGVATQQWGTAAAAGLIKAAVGLVLVLGANKVAHRFGQEGIYSRGER